A single window of Oscillatoria sp. FACHB-1406 DNA harbors:
- a CDS encoding MoaD/ThiS family protein: protein MSAIAITVKLFAAYQEAYQASELMLQLPSQSPVSEVLERFITEHPELERWRSLTRFGINYQFVEADTFLQDGDEVVLIPPTSGG from the coding sequence ATGAGCGCAATCGCAATTACCGTCAAACTCTTTGCTGCCTATCAAGAAGCTTACCAAGCTTCCGAATTAATGCTACAACTTCCCTCTCAATCCCCCGTTTCCGAAGTTTTAGAGCGATTCATTACCGAACATCCGGAACTCGAACGCTGGCGAAGTTTAACCCGCTTTGGGATTAATTATCAGTTTGTAGAAGCCGATACGTTCTTACAAGACGGCGATGAAGTCGTTTTAATTCCTCCGACGAGCGGCGGATAA
- a CDS encoding sugar ABC transporter permease, with protein sequence MLRRSLKDRPSHPINFTPYLFLLPALAILGLTVFLPALQAFFLSLTRYDAIAAPQWIGFKNFQRLLTDEVFWKTASNTLLYLIVVVPALVFAPLGLAILVNRKLRGIHWFRLSFYTPVVISMVVAGIAWKAIYASNGLLNQFLKTVGMQDGIPWLTSPKWALWSVMLVTIWKGLGYYMVIYLAGLQSISPELYEAAALDGSESWRKHWDITLPLMKPYLILVAVISAISATKVFEEIYIMTQGGPRNSSKTVVYYLYEQAFKNLEIGYACAVGLVLFMIIFVLSIMNLLLSKERGFYNR encoded by the coding sequence ATGCTTCGCAGATCCTTAAAAGATCGCCCCTCCCATCCCATTAACTTCACGCCCTACCTCTTTTTGCTCCCAGCTTTGGCGATTCTGGGACTGACGGTATTTTTGCCCGCCCTGCAAGCGTTTTTCTTGAGTCTGACTCGTTACGACGCGATCGCAGCCCCCCAATGGATCGGCTTCAAAAACTTTCAGCGCTTATTAACGGATGAAGTTTTTTGGAAAACCGCGAGCAACACGCTTTTGTACTTAATCGTTGTTGTTCCGGCTTTAGTGTTTGCGCCCTTGGGTTTAGCAATTTTGGTTAATCGCAAGCTGCGCGGAATTCATTGGTTTCGTCTTTCTTTCTATACGCCTGTTGTTATTTCAATGGTAGTGGCGGGGATCGCCTGGAAAGCGATTTATGCCTCTAATGGGTTGCTCAATCAATTTTTAAAAACCGTCGGGATGCAAGATGGAATTCCTTGGTTAACCAGTCCTAAGTGGGCGCTCTGGAGTGTGATGTTAGTGACAATCTGGAAAGGCTTAGGATATTACATGGTTATTTATTTGGCGGGGTTGCAATCGATTTCACCCGAACTCTACGAAGCAGCCGCTTTGGATGGTTCGGAGAGTTGGCGCAAGCATTGGGATATTACCTTACCCTTAATGAAACCCTACTTGATTTTAGTTGCTGTCATCTCAGCCATTTCGGCGACTAAAGTTTTTGAGGAAATTTATATTATGACTCAAGGTGGCCCTAGAAATAGCTCTAAAACAGTTGTTTATTATTTGTACGAGCAGGCTTTTAAAAATTTAGAAATTGGATATGCTTGTGCGGTGGGGTTAGTGTTATTTATGATAATTTTTGTTCTTTCAATTATGAATTTATTGCTCTCTAAAGAGAGAGGATTTTATAATCGATAA
- a CDS encoding ABC transporter permease — protein sequence MDSEAQTTNRSLKFSWLAIFSLLMFFYMYLPIFVLGFYSFNQSPYSAGWQGFTLKWYVKLFADGRILRSLQNSLVVALCAVAIAAVLGTMMAVGLARYRFPGKGLYRGIAYLPLIVPDIAIAVATLVFLAVVNVPLSLGTIVAAHVVFCLAYVALVVSSRISQLDPYLEEAALDLGATPTQAFIQVLLPELAPAILAGCLLAFVLSMDDFLIASFTAGTGSTTLPMEIFSRIRTGVKPDINALSVLLIFASAGVAILAEYLRTRSAKRMR from the coding sequence GTGGATAGCGAAGCGCAAACAACGAACCGTAGTTTAAAATTCTCTTGGCTGGCAATCTTTTCGCTGCTGATGTTTTTCTATATGTACCTGCCAATTTTTGTGCTGGGGTTCTATAGTTTCAATCAGTCGCCATACAGTGCGGGCTGGCAGGGGTTTACGCTGAAGTGGTACGTGAAGTTGTTTGCGGACGGGCGAATTTTGCGATCGCTCCAAAATAGTTTAGTCGTTGCGCTTTGTGCTGTGGCGATCGCGGCCGTATTGGGGACGATGATGGCGGTGGGATTAGCCCGCTATCGCTTCCCCGGAAAAGGGTTATATCGCGGGATTGCCTACTTACCGCTGATCGTACCCGATATCGCGATCGCCGTGGCTACCCTCGTCTTTCTCGCCGTCGTTAACGTTCCTCTCAGCCTGGGAACGATTGTCGCCGCCCACGTCGTCTTCTGCCTCGCCTACGTCGCCCTCGTCGTCTCCTCGCGCATCTCCCAACTCGATCCTTACCTTGAAGAAGCCGCCCTCGATCTCGGTGCGACTCCGACCCAAGCTTTCATTCAAGTGCTGCTTCCAGAACTCGCCCCCGCCATTTTAGCGGGATGTTTACTCGCTTTCGTCTTGAGCATGGATGACTTTTTAATCGCGAGTTTCACTGCCGGAACGGGTTCGACAACGCTACCGATGGAAATTTTTAGTCGCATTCGGACTGGCGTAAAACCGGATATTAATGCCCTCAGCGTATTATTAATTTTTGCTTCTGCTGGTGTTGCCATTCTTGCTGAATATTTACGCACCCGCAGTGCGAAAAGAATGAGATAA
- the mrdA gene encoding penicillin-binding protein 2: MTQVSPLNTVNPISKAERKGTQRTVGSVPRSIFIMTVISLLLLGGIGSRLTYLQAIEGQHNRELAENNRIRLIPRHPVRGTIFDRKGRVLANSSLSHSAFVWPLAQSKPTWPQTVKRLSQILDIPEAEIREKVAAAGNNSVTLVRIARGLDVEKITALEEYSQELDGVTVDIEHVRAYPLKGLGAHVLGYTGELNAEEFKERRKEGYRLGDIVGKMGVEESLEPLLRGEWGGQQVEVNGQGKVVRVLGQKESKAGQDVTITLDANLQKAAESALGSRKGAVVALNPNNGAVLAMVSYPTFDPNIFSGRITPQTWKELQGEGNPFVNRTMRGFPPASTFKVVTATAGMESGKFSPDTYLNTFAYLNVGGTAFGEWNKAGFGTIGFVRALAMSSNTFFGQIGRGVGGPTLIDWSRRYGFGEKTGIDLSGESKGLIADEEWKQKNYNDKWAVGDTINMSIGQGFTQATPLQIAVMFSVIANGGDRVKPHLLEDNRDAQEWRKPLNLKPTTLETIRNGLRSVVTSGTAAALNYVPMAGKSGTAEAPPGPTHAWFGGYAPYDKPEIVVVAFVEHSGGGGGKTAGPIVAKVIQSYLQDKAGIKPEETKPEKVGQAEASGVDNDR, translated from the coding sequence ATGACGCAAGTCAGTCCGCTTAACACTGTCAATCCGATCTCTAAAGCCGAACGTAAAGGCACTCAACGTACCGTCGGCAGCGTTCCTCGGTCTATATTCATTATGACCGTTATTAGCTTGCTGCTCCTCGGTGGAATTGGTTCTCGTTTGACCTATCTGCAAGCGATCGAAGGTCAACACAATCGCGAACTCGCAGAGAACAATCGCATCCGCCTCATTCCGCGACATCCCGTGCGCGGTACCATTTTCGATCGCAAAGGCAGAGTTCTCGCCAATAGCAGCCTGTCTCACTCTGCCTTCGTCTGGCCTCTAGCCCAAAGCAAACCCACCTGGCCGCAAACCGTAAAGCGTCTTTCACAAATTTTAGACATTCCCGAAGCAGAAATTCGAGAAAAGGTTGCCGCTGCGGGTAATAACTCAGTGACCCTAGTCCGCATTGCCCGAGGGCTGGATGTCGAAAAAATCACTGCGCTCGAAGAATACAGCCAAGAACTCGATGGGGTAACGGTCGATATCGAGCACGTTCGGGCTTACCCTCTCAAGGGTTTAGGAGCGCACGTCCTCGGCTATACGGGCGAGTTAAATGCTGAAGAATTTAAGGAACGCCGCAAGGAAGGTTATCGTTTAGGCGATATTGTCGGCAAAATGGGCGTGGAAGAAAGCTTAGAACCCTTGCTGCGCGGTGAATGGGGCGGTCAGCAAGTAGAGGTCAACGGTCAGGGTAAAGTCGTGCGCGTTCTGGGGCAGAAAGAATCAAAAGCCGGACAGGATGTCACCATCACCCTCGATGCCAACTTGCAAAAAGCGGCTGAATCTGCCCTCGGTTCCCGCAAGGGGGCAGTGGTTGCCCTCAACCCTAATAATGGCGCAGTGCTGGCTATGGTGAGCTATCCCACCTTCGACCCGAATATCTTCTCGGGTCGGATTACGCCGCAAACCTGGAAAGAGTTACAAGGGGAAGGGAATCCCTTCGTCAATCGAACCATGCGAGGTTTTCCGCCCGCTTCAACGTTTAAAGTCGTGACAGCGACAGCAGGAATGGAGTCGGGTAAGTTTTCTCCCGATACTTATCTCAACACTTTTGCTTATCTCAACGTGGGGGGAACGGCGTTTGGGGAATGGAATAAGGCCGGGTTTGGGACGATTGGTTTCGTGCGCGCTTTAGCAATGAGTAGCAACACCTTCTTCGGTCAAATTGGGCGGGGCGTGGGCGGGCCGACGTTAATCGATTGGTCGCGGCGTTACGGTTTCGGGGAGAAAACGGGGATCGATTTGAGCGGCGAGTCCAAGGGGTTAATCGCCGATGAGGAGTGGAAGCAAAAGAACTATAACGATAAGTGGGCGGTCGGCGATACCATTAATATGTCTATCGGTCAAGGATTTACTCAGGCAACTCCCCTGCAAATTGCGGTTATGTTCTCGGTTATCGCCAATGGCGGCGATCGCGTCAAGCCCCACCTCTTAGAAGATAATCGCGATGCCCAAGAGTGGCGCAAACCCCTAAATTTGAAACCCACAACCCTCGAAACCATCCGCAATGGGTTGCGATCGGTCGTAACCTCGGGAACGGCTGCTGCCCTCAATTACGTGCCGATGGCAGGGAAAAGCGGAACCGCAGAAGCACCTCCGGGACCGACTCATGCTTGGTTTGGCGGCTATGCCCCTTACGATAAACCGGAGATTGTCGTCGTGGCGTTTGTGGAACATTCCGGCGGCGGCGGTGGCAAAACAGCCGGCCCGATTGTCGCGAAAGTTATTCAGTCGTATTTGCAGGATAAGGCAGGCATAAAACCGGAGGAGACTAAGCCAGAAAAAGTAGGGCAGGCGGAGGCGAGTGGCGTAGATAACGACCGTTAA
- a CDS encoding ABC transporter ATP-binding protein — MAQTFIPENNRVEAISPALDVELRQFYKVFDGEPAVKGVSLEVRKGEFFSILGPSGCGKTTILRAIAGFEVPSSGEVFIQGELMNRVPPYRRPVNTVFQSYALFNHLTVAQNIAFGLKIQKLPKTEIETRVAEALAGVRMETFAHRYPNQLSGGQRQRVALARALVNRPAVVLLDEPLGALDLKLRKEMQVELSRLHRELGLTFVMVTHDQEEALSLSDRIAVLRAGKIEQVGTPSEIYERPRTAFVADFIGDTNLFKGELNTQDSNIVKLVTQTGLAIAVQSPSVPPANTIAVSIRPEKINLSSQPPASADNCFQGRLQHAMYLGTRVQCVVALESGETLIVMQPNPAPDLPELDAPVYASWSAKDCLALEMNDEG; from the coding sequence ATGGCTCAAACGTTTATTCCGGAAAATAATAGGGTTGAGGCAATATCTCCCGCCTTAGATGTGGAACTGCGTCAGTTTTATAAGGTATTTGATGGCGAACCAGCGGTTAAGGGGGTAAGCCTTGAGGTTCGCAAGGGCGAGTTCTTCAGCATTCTGGGGCCGTCGGGCTGCGGGAAAACGACAATTCTGCGCGCGATCGCGGGTTTTGAGGTTCCGTCTTCCGGCGAAGTTTTCATCCAAGGCGAACTGATGAACCGGGTTCCGCCCTACCGCCGTCCGGTGAATACGGTTTTTCAAAGTTACGCCCTCTTCAACCATCTGACAGTAGCGCAAAATATTGCTTTCGGCCTGAAGATTCAGAAGTTGCCGAAAACGGAGATTGAAACGCGGGTCGCCGAGGCGCTGGCGGGGGTGAGAATGGAAACTTTTGCCCATCGTTACCCGAACCAGCTTTCGGGCGGACAGCGCCAGCGAGTGGCGCTGGCGAGGGCGCTAGTGAATCGTCCGGCAGTGGTGCTGCTCGATGAGCCACTCGGAGCGCTAGATTTGAAGTTACGCAAGGAAATGCAGGTGGAGTTAAGCCGTTTGCATCGAGAGTTAGGTTTGACGTTTGTGATGGTGACGCACGACCAAGAAGAGGCCCTGTCGCTATCGGATCGCATCGCCGTCCTGCGCGCCGGGAAAATCGAGCAAGTCGGTACGCCGAGCGAAATCTACGAACGTCCTCGCACTGCCTTTGTAGCGGATTTTATCGGCGATACGAATTTATTTAAGGGCGAACTCAATACACAAGACAGTAATATTGTCAAGCTTGTGACCCAGACTGGGCTTGCGATCGCGGTACAATCTCCCTCAGTACCGCCCGCAAACACGATTGCTGTTAGCATCCGCCCCGAAAAAATCAACCTTAGTTCGCAGCCACCAGCAAGCGCCGATAACTGCTTTCAAGGACGCTTGCAGCACGCCATGTACCTCGGAACGCGCGTTCAGTGCGTTGTCGCCCTCGAAAGTGGCGAAACCTTAATCGTCATGCAACCTAACCCCGCTCCCGACCTCCCCGAACTCGACGCACCCGTTTACGCTTCCTGGTCGGCGAAAGATTGCTTAGCTCTAGAAATGAATGATGAAGGGTAA
- a CDS encoding PD-(D/E)XK nuclease family protein produces MTIARLSQGHLNLLDTCPRKFQHIYLDQLASPLDPEQQERLAWGSQFHLLMQQREMGLPLESILAENDRYANAIASLVRAVPEIAAPSPDSQREAEHYRSFAFEDYTLSVIYDLLVTHPNSAHILDWKTYRKPLDSHKIQANWQTRLYLFVLVETSNYTPEQLSMTYWFVQGSPECATIPYSRQKHERTRSQLQSLLNQLNANLERYYSAGIPFPQVPETKGECEYCTFNRRCQRSRTDNPSLALDWQTLIEEIEEVAL; encoded by the coding sequence ATGACTATTGCTCGTCTTTCTCAAGGACATCTCAACCTCCTCGACACTTGCCCGCGCAAGTTCCAGCATATATACTTAGACCAACTCGCTTCACCCCTCGATCCCGAACAGCAAGAACGCCTCGCGTGGGGGAGTCAATTTCACTTGTTGATGCAGCAGCGAGAAATGGGGTTGCCCCTTGAGTCTATCCTTGCAGAAAACGATCGCTATGCAAACGCGATCGCATCCCTAGTTCGAGCGGTTCCCGAAATTGCCGCCCCCAGTCCTGACAGTCAGCGCGAAGCCGAACATTACCGTTCTTTTGCCTTTGAGGATTACACCCTAAGCGTCATCTACGACTTGCTGGTTACGCACCCCAACAGCGCCCACATTCTCGATTGGAAAACTTATCGCAAACCGCTTGACTCTCATAAAATTCAGGCAAACTGGCAAACGCGCCTTTACCTATTCGTCCTCGTGGAAACCTCGAACTATACGCCCGAGCAGCTTTCGATGACGTATTGGTTCGTTCAAGGCAGTCCCGAATGCGCGACAATTCCCTACAGTCGGCAAAAACACGAACGGACGCGATCGCAACTTCAATCCTTATTAAACCAACTCAACGCTAATTTAGAACGCTATTACAGTGCTGGAATTCCTTTTCCGCAAGTTCCCGAAACAAAAGGAGAGTGTGAATACTGTACCTTCAATCGTCGCTGTCAGCGATCGCGCACTGATAATCCCTCGCTTGCACTCGACTGGCAAACGCTAATCGAAGAGATAGAAGAAGTTGCGCTATAG
- a CDS encoding MAPEG family protein, translating to MTITLSPWPSLVTVCALIVYFGVTINVGRARAKYKISPPQMTGNPDFERVIRVQQNTLEQLIIFLPSLWLFAAFVSPLWAAGIGALWIVGRILFAWGYYQAAEKRVLGFGITSLATITLLGGSFVKIILAIANSGNTP from the coding sequence ATGACGATTACCTTATCGCCTTGGCCGAGTTTAGTCACCGTTTGCGCCCTAATCGTTTACTTCGGCGTAACCATTAACGTCGGACGCGCGCGCGCTAAATATAAAATTTCACCGCCGCAGATGACGGGAAATCCCGACTTCGAGCGCGTCATTCGCGTTCAACAAAATACCCTCGAACAACTGATTATTTTCCTGCCTTCCCTTTGGTTATTTGCTGCTTTTGTCAGTCCTCTTTGGGCGGCAGGAATTGGGGCGCTTTGGATTGTCGGACGCATCTTATTTGCTTGGGGATACTATCAAGCTGCCGAAAAACGAGTTCTCGGCTTTGGGATTACTTCTTTAGCGACCATCACGTTATTAGGCGGTTCTTTCGTTAAAATTATTTTAGCGATCGCGAATTCGGGCAATACCCCCTAA
- a CDS encoding Uma2 family endonuclease, whose translation MIALPAGFSPQDYLALERDAEIRHEYRQGLIYAMSGSSDDHDEICLNLIELLRQKLRDSGCAVRSGNVKVNYADAFFYYPDVFVTCDERDREDRYVKRYPKLIVEVLSPSTEKFDRAEKFEDYQQIPTLEEYVLINQDRMQVECRRCVVTREGEKQWETQSYGAGELVQFKSVELEVGIAQLYRGVSQTG comes from the coding sequence ATGATAGCGCTCCCTGCTGGATTCAGCCCTCAAGACTATCTCGCCCTCGAACGCGATGCAGAAATTCGCCACGAATATCGACAGGGTTTAATTTACGCCATGTCCGGCAGTAGCGACGACCATGATGAGATATGTCTCAATCTTATCGAACTTCTGCGGCAAAAACTTCGCGATTCGGGGTGTGCGGTGCGATCGGGAAATGTAAAAGTCAATTATGCCGATGCGTTTTTTTATTACCCCGATGTCTTCGTAACTTGCGACGAACGAGACCGCGAAGATCGTTACGTCAAGCGCTATCCAAAGCTGATTGTCGAAGTGCTATCCCCTTCTACCGAAAAATTCGATCGCGCTGAAAAATTCGAGGATTACCAACAAATTCCTACCTTAGAAGAATACGTTCTTATTAATCAAGATCGAATGCAGGTTGAATGTCGCCGCTGCGTTGTTACTCGTGAAGGGGAAAAGCAGTGGGAAACGCAGAGTTATGGGGCAGGGGAATTGGTGCAATTCAAGAGTGTCGAATTAGAAGTCGGGATCGCGCAATTATATCGCGGAGTCAGTCAAACAGGTTAA
- the cobS gene encoding adenosylcobinamide-GDP ribazoletransferase: MSNTSSLISSFLSAIVFYTCIPLPQIFPLTIERIARFAPIIGLLLGGILALADAGLTLIGMPVLTRSALVVSLGIALTGGLHLDGAMDAADGLAVQDGERRLQVMQDSATGAFGAIAAVILIVLKTAALSEMGGNRALALIAAMGWGRWGQVVAIARYPYLRPTGKGAFHKESLRSPQDVLLGLFVLLGLAGSILAIDATQWRWVAAMVAGGGAIAFLTGYWFNRQLGGHTGDTYGAVVEWTEAFLLCLLAVFAPTI, encoded by the coding sequence ATGTCCAATACGTCATCCCTAATCTCTTCCTTTCTCAGTGCGATTGTCTTCTACACCTGTATCCCCTTACCCCAAATTTTCCCCCTCACGATTGAAAGAATTGCGCGTTTTGCACCGATAATCGGGCTATTATTGGGCGGAATTTTAGCGCTAGCAGACGCAGGATTAACTTTAATCGGGATGCCAGTTTTAACCCGCAGCGCGCTGGTGGTGAGTTTGGGGATTGCTTTGACGGGCGGATTGCACTTGGACGGGGCGATGGATGCGGCGGATGGATTAGCGGTGCAGGATGGGGAACGGCGCTTGCAGGTGATGCAGGATAGCGCGACGGGGGCGTTTGGCGCGATCGCGGCCGTTATCCTCATTGTACTGAAAACGGCGGCTTTAAGCGAGATGGGGGGAAATCGCGCTTTGGCGTTGATAGCGGCGATGGGGTGGGGGCGTTGGGGGCAAGTTGTCGCGATCGCGCGCTATCCTTATCTCAGGCCGACTGGGAAGGGTGCGTTTCACAAAGAATCGCTGCGTTCTCCCCAGGATGTGCTGTTGGGGTTATTTGTACTGCTGGGTTTGGCGGGCAGTATTTTAGCGATAGATGCAACGCAATGGCGTTGGGTAGCGGCGATGGTTGCAGGGGGTGGCGCGATCGCGTTTTTGACCGGATACTGGTTTAATCGGCAACTCGGCGGCCACACCGGCGATACTTACGGTGCAGTCGTCGAGTGGACGGAGGCTTTTTTACTCTGTTTATTGGCAGTCTTTGCCCCAACAATTTAA
- a CDS encoding N-acetylmuramoyl-L-alanine amidase, producing the protein MTKFGIDIGHNCPPDTGAVGIKKEDELTMAVGTRLIKKLEAAGHQVINCTPRSASSVRESLQKRVDTANNAGVDVFVSIHFNSFNGNANGTEIFGMGNESQQIARKVLAEIVKLGFKDKGVKTANFFVLKHTQMPAILVECCFCDSMRDMGIFDVEEMADAIAKGLGITPTDPDRDYTLKVTVPTVLKPSTEQAVDIEREHPGSCIDIGLGNYQIEDLLGSEEGHYHIKWKDASQGSREAHFVFAGHAKVVEV; encoded by the coding sequence ATGACTAAATTTGGAATTGACATCGGACACAATTGCCCCCCAGATACCGGCGCAGTTGGAATTAAAAAGGAAGACGAGCTAACAATGGCAGTTGGAACCCGCTTGATTAAAAAACTGGAAGCAGCGGGTCATCAAGTCATTAATTGTACGCCTCGCAGCGCTTCTAGCGTTCGAGAATCGCTCCAAAAACGAGTTGATACGGCTAATAATGCAGGGGTTGATGTATTCGTCTCAATTCATTTTAATTCGTTCAATGGCAATGCGAATGGGACTGAAATTTTCGGCATGGGCAATGAATCTCAGCAAATCGCGAGAAAAGTTTTAGCAGAAATTGTTAAGCTGGGCTTCAAAGATAAGGGCGTGAAGACGGCTAACTTTTTTGTCCTCAAACATACCCAGATGCCTGCGATTTTAGTAGAGTGCTGTTTCTGCGATTCGATGCGGGATATGGGCATTTTTGACGTGGAGGAAATGGCAGACGCGATCGCAAAAGGACTCGGCATTACTCCCACCGATCCCGATCGCGATTATACCCTCAAAGTTACCGTTCCCACCGTCCTTAAACCTTCCACCGAACAAGCGGTTGATATCGAACGGGAACATCCGGGAAGTTGTATCGACATTGGGCTAGGGAACTACCAAATTGAAGACTTGCTTGGTTCTGAAGAAGGTCACTACCACATTAAGTGGAAAGATGCAAGTCAAGGCAGCCGCGAAGCTCATTTTGTCTTTGCCGGTCATGCTAAAGTTGTTGAAGTTTAG
- a CDS encoding glycoside hydrolase family 25 protein, whose translation MSVKITNPANLTQLTLGDTINFQGTAENSIAIIELFAEQYLLGKVPVVDGKWAIHYPFIRGGKRRIVAKGFDAAGRQLTADALDIFLIEKDADARLLGIDVSNYNPPIDWHRVKAAGVDFAFAKATEGGTWKDDTFSTNWAGMKSAGILRGAYHFFRPQKAAEEQVKNFLSVVQDVLEPGDLPPVLDLEPWPENVGRAWKELDFEQRIARVKNWLKQVEAATKEKPIIYTGPSFWSEYMKDTQEFADYPLWIAHYTPRSRPSVPGDNWGGKGYTIWQYTEVGSIAGVKGNVDKNRFKGSLGDLLALAQNISVA comes from the coding sequence ATGTCAGTCAAAATTACCAATCCTGCGAACCTCACTCAATTGACCCTTGGCGATACCATTAACTTTCAAGGAACTGCTGAAAACTCAATTGCCATAATCGAGCTTTTTGCCGAGCAATATTTATTGGGAAAAGTCCCGGTTGTGGATGGAAAGTGGGCTATCCACTATCCATTTATACGAGGCGGTAAAAGACGAATTGTTGCCAAAGGTTTTGATGCTGCCGGTCGTCAACTTACTGCCGACGCTCTCGATATATTTTTAATTGAAAAAGATGCAGACGCGAGACTTTTAGGAATTGATGTTTCCAACTACAATCCTCCGATTGATTGGCATCGAGTTAAAGCTGCTGGTGTTGACTTTGCCTTTGCAAAAGCAACAGAAGGCGGGACTTGGAAAGATGACACTTTTTCAACCAACTGGGCGGGGATGAAATCAGCCGGAATTCTTCGCGGTGCTTACCATTTCTTCAGACCTCAGAAGGCGGCAGAAGAGCAAGTTAAGAATTTTCTTTCTGTGGTTCAAGATGTTCTCGAACCAGGCGATTTACCTCCGGTTTTAGACTTGGAACCCTGGCCGGAAAACGTCGGACGTGCTTGGAAAGAATTAGATTTCGAGCAACGTATCGCTCGTGTCAAAAATTGGTTAAAGCAAGTGGAAGCAGCAACAAAAGAAAAACCGATTATTTACACGGGACCTTCCTTTTGGAGCGAGTATATGAAGGATACCCAAGAGTTTGCCGATTATCCTCTGTGGATCGCTCACTATACCCCAAGATCGAGACCTAGCGTTCCTGGAGATAATTGGGGTGGAAAGGGCTACACGATTTGGCAGTATACAGAAGTTGGTTCGATAGCTGGGGTAAAGGGTAATGTCGATAAAAACCGCTTTAAGGGTTCCCTGGGAGACTTGTTAGCGTTGGCACAGAATATATCTGTTGCCTAA
- a CDS encoding peptidoglycan-binding domain-containing protein, with the protein MYLPEFYELARTSGKQYTMLEIAADEELTTDIQKVLIWLKLLDPPVDGKFGPITTEAFKEFQGYTNCSNVGILDFETSKKLIETDPKELEEFIVSKLRPGNDLAGRIIKYMLTKDYSISVKPGEFNIVYVEGMNADGTENTDTPNHFNDRRMVIEIVNGTPKIVGNWEATTEPGRFWTVNPMNPNGAARIKFGQYKAWQVGAHITRHTNQGKALVQTKPVTVHRDFNKDGFRTGDKLDTGLFGINQHHANGAVRHDIGRWAAGCFVGRTAEGHEDFMDIIMKDRRYKLNANYTYETTIIAGDDLVKNFPVI; encoded by the coding sequence ATGTACCTTCCAGAATTTTACGAACTTGCTAGAACTTCCGGAAAGCAATACACGATGCTCGAAATTGCCGCCGATGAAGAGCTAACGACTGATATTCAGAAAGTTTTGATTTGGCTCAAGCTGTTAGACCCTCCCGTAGACGGAAAGTTTGGGCCGATTACAACCGAGGCGTTCAAGGAATTTCAAGGTTATACTAATTGCTCTAACGTTGGCATCTTAGACTTTGAAACTTCCAAGAAGCTTATTGAAACCGATCCAAAAGAGTTGGAAGAGTTTATCGTTTCTAAGCTCAGACCGGGTAACGACCTAGCGGGTCGCATTATCAAATATATGTTGACGAAAGATTACAGTATTTCTGTGAAACCGGGCGAATTTAACATTGTTTACGTTGAAGGAATGAATGCCGACGGAACCGAAAATACAGATACTCCCAATCATTTTAACGACCGTCGCATGGTAATTGAAATTGTGAATGGAACTCCGAAAATTGTAGGAAATTGGGAAGCAACTACCGAACCCGGAAGATTTTGGACTGTCAATCCAATGAACCCAAATGGTGCGGCTCGGATTAAATTTGGTCAGTACAAAGCTTGGCAAGTCGGCGCTCATATTACTCGTCATACGAATCAAGGTAAAGCTTTAGTTCAAACCAAACCTGTCACCGTTCACCGCGATTTTAACAAAGATGGTTTCCGCACGGGCGACAAACTCGATACCGGACTGTTTGGTATTAATCAACATCACGCTAACGGTGCAGTCCGTCACGATATTGGTCGTTGGGCTGCAGGTTGTTTCGTTGGACGTACCGCAGAAGGACATGAAGATTTCATGGATATTATCATGAAAGACCGCCGCTACAAACTAAATGCGAACTACACCTATGAAACTACCATTATCGCAGGTGACGATCTCGTTAAAAACTTCCCGGTTATCTAG